Below is a window of Desulfonatronum thiodismutans DNA.
TTCGGCTGGCTCTCGGTTCATTGTTGGGCACGTTCGGGATGACTCAGGCCAAGCCGGACGTTCTGGGCGTTCAGGAAAGCTTGGAGTCCGCCCATCCCGGGCCGATTCCACCGGATCGGGATCTGGCCGCGCTTAAGGAATTGCTCTGGGACGACATCGAGGAGGACTTGCAGTTCGTCAGCAACCGGTTTGTTCAGATTTTCAGCGTGAACACGGCGGTCTTGTTTCCCCCCGGAGAAACGGACCTGTCGCCCGAGGGCAGGGCATTTTTGCACCAGGTGGTGCCTGTGTTGCGCGTGGTTGAAGCTCCCGTGCAAGTGGCCGGGCATACCTCGGTGTTGCGGGATGAGTTCGAGGCGGCCTATCATACCTCGATGTGGGACGAGACCCCGGATTCATCCTGGGCCTTGTCCTTGTTCCGGGCGATGAGCGTATACCGCTTTCTTTTGGAGCAAGGCGTTCCCGTTGAGAACCTGCGTATGGAAGGCCTGGGGCGGTTCCAGCCACGGGAAAGTCCGCAAACTCCGCAAGGGCGCCGCGCCAACAGAAGAGTGGACTTTATTCTGGATCGACGCAACGAGACCTGGACGCCGCGTTTGGCCCGACCGGAGGCGAGCACCACGCCGGAGGAATATATTTACAGAGACTTTATTTTCCAGTTTCCCGAGGCGCCGGGCAATGATTCGTTTCGACCCTAGCTGAACGTACCTCGGACGGAGCGAACGTGGCCAAGAAAAAGAAAAAGGGAGGTGGGCTCAGCGTTGATCCCATGGGTTGGCTGATTACGTTTTCTGATCTGATCACCCTGCTTTTGACCTTTTTTGTCCTGCTGCTCAGCATGTCCTCCATGGATAGACAGGTGGTCATCGATGCCGCGACCTTTTTCAGAGGGGATATGGGCGTTGTTTCCAAACAGACGGCCGGGCGGATTCCCACCAGGGTGGAGGAGGTGATCAAGCTTTTGGAGCGTCCCTGGGAGTTCCGGGACAACGAACAGCGCATCCGCGACCTGCTTTTTCCGGATGATGTCCTGCCCCGGGAAATCCCAAGGTCCACGTTGGATGAAAA
It encodes the following:
- a CDS encoding OmpA/MotB family protein; this translates as MGKKREKKQAAPQTPGWLLTFTGLMILIMAFFVYLVTNASLMDERRIRLALGSLLGTFGMTQAKPDVLGVQESLESAHPGPIPPDRDLAALKELLWDDIEEDLQFVSNRFVQIFSVNTAVLFPPGETDLSPEGRAFLHQVVPVLRVVEAPVQVAGHTSVLRDEFEAAYHTSMWDETPDSSWALSLFRAMSVYRFLLEQGVPVENLRMEGLGRFQPRESPQTPQGRRANRRVDFILDRRNETWTPRLARPEASTTPEEYIYRDFIFQFPEAPGNDSFRP